GCGAGACCGGTTACCTGCCACAGAACATCACCCTCGACACCACCCTCCGCGTCGAGGACGTCCTCGGCATCACCGAAACCCGCGCCGCCCTGCACTCCATCGAGGCGGGTGATGTCCGCGAGGAACACTTCACGACAGTCGGCGACGACTGGGACGTCGAGGAACGCGCCACGGCGACGCTCGCCGGACTGGGCCTGGGCCACATCGGCCTGGACCGCACCGTCGGCGAGGTCTCCGGCGGGGAGTCGGTCCTCTTGCGGCTGGCCGGGCTGTTGCTGCGCCGACCGGACGTCCTCCTCCTCGACGAACCCACCAACAACCTCGACCTGCATGCGCGCCGGCGGCTGTACGCGGCCGTCGAAGCGTGGTCCGGCGTCATGGTCGTGGTCAGCCACGACCGTGAACTCCTCGACCGCGTCGACCAGATCGCCGACCTGAGGGCGGGGGAGGTCACCTGGTACGGAGGCAACTTCTCCGCGTACGAGGAGGCACTCGCCGCCGAGCAGGAGACGGCCGAGCGCCTGGTACGGGTCGCCGAGTCCGATCTGCGGAAGCAGAAGCGCGAACTGGCCGATGCCCAGATCAAACTGGCCCGCCGCAAGCGGTACGGGCAGAAGATGTGGGACACCAAACGCGAACCCAAGGTCGTCATGGGAGAGCGCAAGCGGCAGGCCCAGGTCTCCGCGGGCAAACACCGCATCATGCACGAGGGCAGGCTCGCCGAGGCGAAGGAACGGCTCGACGAGGCCGTGGAGGCCGTGCGCGACGACGACGAGATCCGCGTCGATCTCCCGTACACGGCAGTGCCACCAGGCCGCTCCGTGTTCACGCTGAGCGATCTCCACCTCAGGTACGGCGCCCGGGTGAAGGGCGAGTTCGAGCTGCGCGGCCCCGAGCGGATCGCGCTCGTCGGCCGCAACGGTGCGGGCAAGACGACGCTCCTGCGCACGATCGCCGGAGAGCTGGACGCCGTCTCCGGGACGGCGACGGCCCATGTGCCGCTGAGGTTCCTGCCCCAGCGACTCGACGTGCTCGACGACGAGCTGACGGTTGTCGAGAACGTGGCGCGGTTCGCCCCCGAGGCGACCGGCAACAGGATCAGAGCCCGCCTGGCCCGCTTCCTGTTCAAGGGAGACCGGGCCGACCAGCGAGTCGCGACCCTGTCCGGCGGTGAGCGCTTCCGGGCCACCCTGGCAGCCCTGATGCTCGCCGAACCCGCCCCGCAACTCCTGATGCTGGACGAACCGACGAACAACCTGGACATGGCGTCCGTTCGCCGGCTGACCACAGCCCTGGCGTCGTACGAGGGCGCACTGATCGTGGCCAGCCACGACATCCGCTTTCTGGAGTCCGTCGCCGTGACGCGATGGCTGCGCCTGGACGGCGAGCTGCGGGACACGACGGCGGAGGAGGTACGCGCGGAGATGGCGACGAACTGAGGCCGTGACTTCCCGGACCGGGGTGGGAGACGGCGGCATGCCGTCTCCCACCCCGGTCACGATGTGCTTCCGGGGGTGTCCGGATCTGCCAGAATCCCGTCATTGCCGACATGGCGGGCTGTGGTGAAGATGGACGCATGCCCCTCACCCACCGCGTTGTCATCGCTGTCTTCCCCGATGTCGATCTGCTCGACGTCACCGGCCCGGCGGAAGTCTTCGCCTTGGCCAACCGGGAATCAGCAGGCAGGGCGGGCTACTCGGTGCGTCTGGCGGGCCCCGGACAGGGACCGGTCCGCACCTCGGCCGGTGTGCGGCTGCTCGCGGACACGTCCTTCGCCGAAGTCGGCGCGGGCGTCGACACACTGCTGGTACCCGGTGCGGTGGACATGCACCCGGAAGGCCCGGTGGCCCGCATCGACCAGGACGTCGTCGACTGGATCAAAACCACCGCCCCGCACGCACAGCGAGTGGCATCGGTATGCGTCGGCGCGCACCTGCTGGCGGCGGCCGGACTGCTGGACGGCAAGAGGGCGACCACCCACTGGTCGACGGCGGCACAGCTCGCCGCCGACCACCCCCAGGTCACCGTGGACGCCGACCCGATCTTCGTGCGCTCCGGGCAGGTGTGGACGGGGGCGGGCATCAGCGCCTGCATGGACCTCGCACTGGCCCTGGTGGCCGAGGACCACGGTGAGGACCTGGCTCTGGCAGTAGCCCGTCAACTGGTGATGTACCTCAAGCGGCAAGGCGGGCAGAGCCAGTTCAGTGTCCCACTGAGCCGCCCCGCCGCCGGCAGGCGGGACATCGACGAACTGCGCCTGTTCATCGCCGAACACCTCGACGCCGACCTGTCGGCGGCCGCGCTCGCGGCTCGGATGTGCCTGAGCGAGCGCCACTTCGCTCGTGTCTTCCGCCAGGAGACCGGCACCAGCCCGGCCGCCTACGTCGAGGCCGCACGCGTCGAAGCCGCGCGCCGCCTGCTGGAAACCACCGACCAGCCGCTCGAACACGTCGCCGGAATCACCGGCCTGGGCTCCGTGGAAACCCTGCACCGCGCCTTCCGCAAGCAGATCAGCACGACCCCGGCGGCCTACCGCCGCCGCTTCCGCACCACCACCTGACCACCCCTCGCGCGGCTTCACCGCGCGCCGTTCACCTTTCCTGAAAGGCCCCCTTGTGATGACCGCTTCCGCCAGCCTGCGTGACGTGATCGGCCTCGGCAGCCACGTGCCCCGCCTCGGCGAGTCCACCCTGGTAATGATCGACTTCCAGAACACCTACCGCGACGGAGTCATGGCACTCGACGGCGCCGAGCAGGCCCTGGCCGCCGGGGCCCGCCTCCTCGCCTCGGCCCGCGCCGTCGGCGCCCCGGTCATCCATGTGGTCAATGACGGCGGTGAAGGCAGCCCGTACGACATCCGCGCCGAGATCGGATCCATCAGCGACGAGGTCGCTCCCCTCGCGGGCGAACCGGTCGTGGTCAAGCACTTCCCGAACGCCTTCCACGACACCGCGCTGGAGGAGACCCTGCGCACCCTCAGTGCCGGACCCGACCTGGTCATCGCCGGGTTCATGACCCACATGTGCGTCACCTTCACCGCCCAGGGCGCCTTCAACCTCGGTTACCGCCCCACCGTCGTCGCCGAGGCCACCGCCACCCGCCCCCTCACCACACCCGACGGAAACGTACTGTCGGCCGCCACCCTCCAGAGCGCGGCCCTGACCACCATCAGCGACCTGTTCGGCACCGTCGCCCCGACGGTCGACAGCCTCGTTCCGTAGGGGCCGTTGAAACGCTGACCGGGGGCGGCTGGATGTCCTGATGGGGCGTCACCACGGCTCAGCGGATCAACAGCGAAGCACGGGATACGAACGCTTCGATGGCCTGCCTCGCCCGGGCATCCAGGGCGTCCCGCTCCATCTGGTCCCGCGCCGTCGACACATCCCGCGTGCACTGATAGGCCCGCTCGGCCGCGAGGACCACCTCCCGGTCATCAGTGAGCAACTTGACCCGATAGAGCACTTGTCGTGTAGCCGTTCGCAGACGGTGGGCTTCATCCCGTGCCGTGATGAAGCCCTCTCCGTCCGGGTCCTGCTGCTTGCGGTACCAGCGGTCCGCCTGGCCGTGGCGGTACTCCTCCGCTGCCGCGGCGAACGAACTGTACGTGCCCATGCGCTCCTGCCGGAGCGCTTCGGACCGTGCGAACAGCTCACTGCGCCGGGACGCGAGGCGCTGGAAGATGTGCGTGATCACGGCACCCAGAAGTGTGCCCCCCACCGCTACAACGCTTGTCCATATGGCTTCCACGGCATCAGCTGATCACATCGGATGCCGAATGCGTTGCCGAGGAATCGGACACGGTCAGCCTTCGTGTGTGGTGATGGCGTACCCCTCCGGGCCGGCGAACGTGAACATCCTGCCGAAGGGGCCCTCCTCGGGCGCCCTGAGGATGGGGATCCCGGCGGCGTGCAGTCGGTCGTGCAGCGCCTGCGCGTCGGTGGTCCGGAACCACAGGGCGACCCCGAGGCCGGGCCGCTCGACGGCGTCGAGATCCACCCCGGGCAGCGGCTCGCGCACCGCGAACGGAATCGGCTCGGTGGGGAACACCACGGCGCCGGAGGGCGAGGCCGGTGCGCGGCGCAGCCCGAGGTGCTTCTCGTAGAAGGCGGCAGCCGCTTCGACATCACGCACCTGCAGTGCGATGAAGTCGGGCCCGCTGACGGTGACAGCCATGAGTACTCCCTGGTCAGGTTCCATGTCAGGACTTTGACATTGAGGAAAGTAGACGGAGCTGCGCAAAATTGTCAAACTCCTGACATGCACGATGGGACTCTCTCCGGCCAGGCCTCGCCGTCCGCCGACGTCACCGAGCGCCTGGGATACCGCCTCAAGCGCGCCGCCGCGGCCCTGCGCGGCGCGATGGACAAAGCGCTGCGTGAGTACGGCATGACGGTGCCGCAGTACGCCTGTCTCGAACTCCTCGACCAGCGCCCCGGTCTGTCCAACGCCGAGCTGGCCCGCGGCACCTTCGTCACCCGGCAGTCCATGAACGTGGTCCTGCGCGGACTGCAGGACGCGGGCCTCATCACCCGCCCGGCTACCACCGACCGCGGACGTGCTCTGCCCGCCCACCTCACCGACGAGGGCCGGCTTCGCCTCGCGGCGGCACGCTCCGCTGTCTACGCCATCGACCAGCGCATGACCGACGCGGTCCCGGAGCAACGTCTCGCGGACCTCCTCGCCGACCTCGACCGCATGGTCGCAGCTCTCGACGGGTGAGAAGGCCGTGCGAACGTGATGCCGCCGGGTCGCCCGAACGCGGCGACCGCGTCGCGGCGGCCATCGTCGCGGATCAGCGCACGCGCGAGCCGTCGTTCGGCCTCTGACGAGCGCTCAACCCTGCCGCCCCGCCGTATCGTTCAGGGGTCCACGCGCTCCTCGCAACACTGAGGGGCCCTTGCCGGCGCGCGCCGGCAAGGGCCCCTTTTCCGTGATGATGGCTCAGTGGTCGGAGTAGCTGAAGTCGCCCATGGTCCAGGCGCTGACGTCCTTGATCGCGACGCGGTACATGCCGCCCGTCTCGGGGATGCCGATGCTGCCTTGCAGGATGCGGGCCACGTGGAAGTGCAGATGTGTGGGCGGCCGACTGCGGTCGGGCCGGTCCGGTGCCTGGCCGGCGGTGAAAATGCCGGAGAACGGGCCGAGGTGTGCCGAGTCCGTCAGGACCTCCGACACCCGCTCCCTCCATACGGCTTCGGGAGCCAGCCGTCCGGTGATGACAGCGCCGCCGGTGACAACGGTCAGGGACATCTGATTGCTTTGCTCGGACTCCACCATGGCGGCGACATCGACGAGCAGTTCGTCAGGGATCGACATGAGAGCTGATTCTATCCGCCGGGCCCGGCCGGCTGGGGTGGGCGTTTGGCCGGCCGGTGGGACTGGCACCCATCTCGTTCCTGGCCGCAGACTTCCTCCACCTCGGACACTCCAAAATCTATGCTCGCGGTAGTAGACATCGGGGCGTCGCGCGGCTAACGTTTCTGCCGTAGACGAGGTCAAGCGAGACCCGGCAGAGATGAACTGGCGGGTAGTAGTACGTGAGTTCGCAGTTCAGGGTGGCTGCGGAGTCCCGGAGCCGAGTTTCTTGCAGGATGGCGACGGGTCTGGCAGCCGCCCTGGGCGGCCCGCAGGTTTCAGGGGCTGCCACAGGCAGTACCAGCAGTCGGTTTATATGCGGTAACTCAGCAAAGGCGTCGGACTGCAGGCGCGCGTGCTGAGGAGTCCGGCAGTCGGGTCCTCCGCCCAGGGCCAGTGCAGTGGGGCGGCGGGCGGTCTGCCGGGCAAGGCGACCCGTGGTTTCAGGGGCTGCCGCCAGCAAGCCCGGCAGTTCGCGTGACCGGTGAGCGCTGGTCACGCAGGTAGCTGATTCAGAGGGAGAACGGAGGAAGCAGACGCCATCAGGATCGCCCGGGCGAGGAAGGTTCGGCTCGGGCACCGCAAGGCCCCGGAACGGAAGGTGGTCCCCGGTCACGCATTCACGATCCCCGCATCCCCGCCCTTCTGGGCGGGGCAGCGGAAACAGAAGGTCGGCGCGGTAACAGGCCGACGGATGGTGTTGAATTTCCTTCGGGGCCCTGGTGCCGTACGGCACCAGGGCCCCTCGACGCGTTGCACAACGAGGTGAGAATGACAGCAGACACTCCGCTCAGTGGCCGTCTGGACGACGACGACTACCCCGCGTACACCATGGGCCGGGCTGCCGAGATGCTCGGCACCACACCCGGCTTCCTCCGAGCCATCGGTGAGGCCCGCCTCATCACCCCGCTCCGCTCCGAGGGCGGGCACCGCCGGTACTCCCGCTACCAGCTGCGGATCGCGGCCCGCGCCCGCGCACTCGTCGACCAGGGCACCCCGGTCGAGGCAGCCTGCCGCATCGTCATCCTCGAGGACCAGCTCGAGGAGGCCCAGCGCATCAACGCCGAATTCCGCCGCGCCGCGGCCGACCCGCATCCCAGCTCTCACTGAGCGTCCGCGACCCCGGGGCACGGACCGGAGCCGGCCGCAGGGTTGGCGGCTACTCCGGGGCGTGGGGCGGGGTGATCTCCACCAGGCGCAGACCGGAGAAGCACCAGCGCAGCCACAGGACCGATTCGAGGTCCCAGTACGGAGCCGCGGCCAGACCGCCCTCGACCGGAAACCGGAACCCCTGGGTCGCGACGATCGCGCGCAGCGTCATATGCACCCCTGCGTAGTCCTGGGCCGCCCTCCGCCAGTCGGGGAAAACGGAACCGTCGTGCACCAGCGGGTAGCGCCCGACGAAGTCCGCCCAGGTGTTCGCGCTGCGGATGTCGAGGACTTCGGCCGTGGGGTCCGTGACCGGCAACTCCCACGTGTGCCAGGGCAAGGGATGAAGGCTCGAACCCTGGTCGAGATACATCCGCCACATGCTCGGGCCGCCACGCCGCGCCGTGGAGGTGTAGAGCCCCAGGTGGAACGGTTTTGTGCTGGGCGGAATCGGGTCCCTGCCGGGCGCGATGAACCGTGCCTGTTCCAGGACGGGCTGTCGGGACGGCATCAGCTCGTGAGGGCCGGTGCCGATCCAGTGCTGGCGCGCCCGGTCCAAGGGGCCTCGGACGAGGCTCTCCTCGTCGTGCGCGAGGTGCCGCAGCAGCAGGCAGCTCTCGGTGACCTCGTCCGCTTCGGACGGATCGATGGCAGCCGGGCCTTGGGCCGTGGCCGCCATTTCCTGCGCGGTCCACAGGGTCATGACCGAAATGAAATGACGCAGCCGGACATCGGAGCCGGCGGCCGGGTCCGCTACCGCGTCGAGGTCCGTCACTCTCCGGCGCAGGATCCGGGCGGGGGTGGGGCGCACGTCGGAAGTCCTTCCCCGGCGGCGCCCCCGTGCAACATGGGTGCTGCTCTTCCGGTGTCAGCGGGTCAGCAGGTGATGGGCACTTCCTGGCCGAGGCCGTTGGCGGATCCGGTCGGCGGGTTGTAGCCGGGTGGGAAGACGACCTTGAAGTACATCCAGCCGCGGTAGTTGCCAGGGCTGCAGCGGACCGCCGCGTTGTTCTGCGCGGTGCGGGTATTGTGCTGGGTCCTCAGCGTCGACTGGTTGACGAGCTGCCCATTCTTGTACAGGGCTGCCCGGGTGGTGATCTCCGGGACCGGTGCGGTGCACGAGACCGTCACGACGACGTTCACCGTACCGGGCACGTGGGTGGAGTTGTGCGGGCGCTGCACCTGACCCTCGCACCGGATCACCGCCGCCGCGTCCGCGTCGGAGCCGGACTTCCCGGCCTCCACGGCGCCCGCGGGGTCATCAAGAGCACCGCGCCCCTGCCCGGTGGGCACGGTGGCCGGGGCGGAAGGGTCGGCCGCGTCCGCTCCTCTGCCTGTTGCGGGGGAGGTCCCGGCGAGGAGCGCCAGGACCGCCATGGACGCGGCGACCGCCATCCTCCGTACGCGCATGTCTTCCTCCTTGATTGACGGGGAGCCGTCCGCGTGGTGCGGCGGTGTCTCCGCACCCCCGGCTCGGCAGTGGCCCAACCAAAAAGGAGATTCTACGTAGGGTAATCGATTCATCTCATAGGGTGACATATGTTCGAGTGCAGATCCGGCCAATCCGGGGCGGATCGCTCGACCGTGGTCAGTCGGAGGGCTTCTCCCAGACCGAGACGTGCCGACGGCTTTCGCTGGTGAACGGCGTCCGTGCCCACCCCTCCCACCGGTCGCGCAGCCGCAGCCCGGCGAGCTGTGCCATCAGGTCCAGCTCGGCCGGCCACACATACCGGAAGGGGATGGACGAGTGCTCGGCGCGACCGTCGACGATCGTGACGTAGTGCGAACTCATCGCCTGGGTGGCGACGTCGTACGTGTCGAACGCCCACCGGGTCGGGCTGATGTGGAACGGTACGGCGCTCTGGCCCGGGGGGAGCCGGCGCAGGTCCGGCACCCCCACCTCGATGACGAAACAGCCGCCGGGCTCCAGATGGTCGGCGGCGTTGCGGAAGCAGGCCACTTGGGCGTCCTGCGTCGTCAGATTATTGATCGTGTTGAAGACGAGGTAGGCGACCGCGTACGTGCCCGCTACCCGCGTCGTCGCGAAGTCGCCGATGGTCACGCCGATGGCGTCGCCACCCGGCTTGGCATGCAGCCGGGCGGCCATGGCCCGGGACAGGTCGATGCCGTGGACCGGGACTCCGCGCCGGGCCAGTGGCAGCGCGATCCGACCGGTTCCGATGCCGAGTTCGAGCGCAGGGCCGTCACCGGCGAGCTCGGCCAGTACGTCGACCGCCGGGTTCACCACATCCGGCCGGGACATGTCCGCCACCGACTCGTCATAGGTCGCGGCGATGCTTTCTCCGAAGTAGCCGTCCTCATCCTCCATGCCCGGACCGTACGGCTCGCGGCCCGGTCGGCGCCTGCGGATTTCGGGACGACAGCACGGAATCAGGCCACCTCTCGCACCGGTGCCGGTGCCGGTGCCCCCGGACAGCCCTTCACCACGGACCGGCACTGACAGCGTCTCAGCCCGTGTCATTGAAGCGCGCGGACCGTGGCGGTGAACACCGCAGGCAGCCGGGAGGCGGCCGGGACGACGAGGCGGGCGGCG
The window above is part of the Streptomyces syringium genome. Proteins encoded here:
- a CDS encoding isochorismatase family protein; the protein is MTASASLRDVIGLGSHVPRLGESTLVMIDFQNTYRDGVMALDGAEQALAAGARLLASARAVGAPVIHVVNDGGEGSPYDIRAEIGSISDEVAPLAGEPVVVKHFPNAFHDTALEETLRTLSAGPDLVIAGFMTHMCVTFTAQGAFNLGYRPTVVAEATATRPLTTPDGNVLSAATLQSAALTTISDLFGTVAPTVDSLVP
- a CDS encoding ABC-F family ATP-binding cassette domain-containing protein; this translates as MSASPASITCTSLSYAWPDGTTVFEDLQVAFGPGRSGLIGLNGSGKSTLVKLIAGELTPTEGTVRVAGETGYLPQNITLDTTLRVEDVLGITETRAALHSIEAGDVREEHFTTVGDDWDVEERATATLAGLGLGHIGLDRTVGEVSGGESVLLRLAGLLLRRPDVLLLDEPTNNLDLHARRRLYAAVEAWSGVMVVVSHDRELLDRVDQIADLRAGEVTWYGGNFSAYEEALAAEQETAERLVRVAESDLRKQKRELADAQIKLARRKRYGQKMWDTKREPKVVMGERKRQAQVSAGKHRIMHEGRLAEAKERLDEAVEAVRDDDEIRVDLPYTAVPPGRSVFTLSDLHLRYGARVKGEFELRGPERIALVGRNGAGKTTLLRTIAGELDAVSGTATAHVPLRFLPQRLDVLDDELTVVENVARFAPEATGNRIRARLARFLFKGDRADQRVATLSGGERFRATLAALMLAEPAPQLLMLDEPTNNLDMASVRRLTTALASYEGALIVASHDIRFLESVAVTRWLRLDGELRDTTAEEVRAEMATN
- a CDS encoding MarR family winged helix-turn-helix transcriptional regulator, with protein sequence MHDGTLSGQASPSADVTERLGYRLKRAAAALRGAMDKALREYGMTVPQYACLELLDQRPGLSNAELARGTFVTRQSMNVVLRGLQDAGLITRPATTDRGRALPAHLTDEGRLRLAAARSAVYAIDQRMTDAVPEQRLADLLADLDRMVAALDG
- a CDS encoding class I SAM-dependent DNA methyltransferase — translated: MEDEDGYFGESIAATYDESVADMSRPDVVNPAVDVLAELAGDGPALELGIGTGRIALPLARRGVPVHGIDLSRAMAARLHAKPGGDAIGVTIGDFATTRVAGTYAVAYLVFNTINNLTTQDAQVACFRNAADHLEPGGCFVIEVGVPDLRRLPPGQSAVPFHISPTRWAFDTYDVATQAMSSHYVTIVDGRAEHSSIPFRYVWPAELDLMAQLAGLRLRDRWEGWARTPFTSESRRHVSVWEKPSD
- a CDS encoding VOC family protein translates to MAVTVSGPDFIALQVRDVEAAAAFYEKHLGLRRAPASPSGAVVFPTEPIPFAVREPLPGVDLDAVERPGLGVALWFRTTDAQALHDRLHAAGIPILRAPEEGPFGRMFTFAGPEGYAITTHEG
- a CDS encoding helix-turn-helix domain-containing protein gives rise to the protein MTADTPLSGRLDDDDYPAYTMGRAAEMLGTTPGFLRAIGEARLITPLRSEGGHRRYSRYQLRIAARARALVDQGTPVEAACRIVILEDQLEEAQRINAEFRRAAADPHPSSH
- a CDS encoding GlxA family transcriptional regulator; its protein translation is MPLTHRVVIAVFPDVDLLDVTGPAEVFALANRESAGRAGYSVRLAGPGQGPVRTSAGVRLLADTSFAEVGAGVDTLLVPGAVDMHPEGPVARIDQDVVDWIKTTAPHAQRVASVCVGAHLLAAAGLLDGKRATTHWSTAAQLAADHPQVTVDADPIFVRSGQVWTGAGISACMDLALALVAEDHGEDLALAVARQLVMYLKRQGGQSQFSVPLSRPAAGRRDIDELRLFIAEHLDADLSAAALAARMCLSERHFARVFRQETGTSPAAYVEAARVEAARRLLETTDQPLEHVAGITGLGSVETLHRAFRKQISTTPAAYRRRFRTTT